From Coffea arabica cultivar ET-39 chromosome 10e, Coffea Arabica ET-39 HiFi, whole genome shotgun sequence, one genomic window encodes:
- the LOC113711687 gene encoding serine/threonine-protein kinase STY46-like isoform X1, translated as MHGGELPSQLDMEDTESCSSRASESSPSPGRKRRLKVEVYHDVLQRLEESEVEEVSRPGFKDELWNHFTRLPLRYALDVNTERAQDVLVHKKLLHLAHDPNTRPAFEVRLVQVHPFSDGNADDSVHSSFTKSVQKYNHPCRLHPPPAFNLSSNSEFAQEANRAFIQHGDSSVSGHSHLYRPLHEVTISTNDKPKLLSRLTSLLSEVGLNIQEAHAFSTSDGYSLDVFVVDGWAYEGTDQLVKVLEKEIPKIEEYSGLNPEMLPSRVKLGHSKIALLPDEVNIPIDDSDVWEIDAKLLKFEHKIATGSNGDLYKGIFHGQDVAIKVLKAEHLTETVQREFAQEVYILRKVRHKNVVQFIGACTRPPLLCIVTEYMHGGSIYDLLHKQNGVLKLPAILKVAVDVARGMSYLHQNNVIHRDLKAANLLLDENEVVKIADFGVARVQVQSGVMTAETGTYRWMAPEVIEHKPYNHKADVFSFGIVLWELLTTKLPYEHMTPLQAAVGVVQKGLRPSIPRQTHPLVVELLERCWQQDPSSRPEFSEIVEILQDMANRVVQEERAPKRKSLGEPYQLMDVLG; from the exons ATGCA CGGTGGTGAACTCCCATCCCAACTCGATATGGAAGATACGGAGAGTTGCAGCAGCAGAGCATCAGAATCTTCGCCGAGTCCCGGTCGGAAACGGCGTCTCAAGGTCGAGGTTTACCACGACGTTCTCCAAAGACTTGAGGAGTCCGAAGTCGAAGAAGTTAGCCGGCCTGGTTTTAAAGATGAGCTCTGGAATCACTTCACTAGGCTTCCTCTTCG TTATGCTTTGGATGTAAATACTGAAAGGGCACAAGATGTCCTTGTGCACAAGAAATTGCTTCATTTGGCACATGACCCTAACACCAGGCCAGCATTTGAAGTCCGCCTTGTGCAG GTTCATCCTTTCTCTGATGGAAATGCTGATGATTCAGTTCATTCAAGCTTCACAAAAAGTGTTCAGAAGTACAATCATCCTTGCAG ACTTCATCCTCCACCGGCTTTCAACTTGTCATCTAATTCTGAATTTGCACAAGAAGCAAACAGGGCTTTTATTCAACATGGAGATAGTTCTGTGAGTGGACATTCACACTTATATCG TCCTCTGCACGAAGTTACAATTTCTACAAATGACAAGCCAAAACTCCTCAGTCGC TTGACTTCCTTGCTTTCTGAGGTTGGGCTGAACATTCAAGAAGCTCATGCATTTTCGACATCAGATGGCTACTCCTTGGATGTCTTTGTTGTTGATGGTTGGGCCTATGAG GGAACAGACCAGCTCGTAAAAGTATTAGAGAAAGAAATTCCAAAGATCGAG GAATATTCTGGATTAAATCCAGAAATGTTGCCTTCTCGTGTAAAGTTGGGGCATAGTAAGATTGCACTTCTCCCAGATGAGGTCAACATACCAATTGATGATAGTGATGTCTGGGAAATCGATGCCAAGCTGCTGAAATTTGAGCATAAAATTGCCACAGGATCAAATGGTGATCT ATACAAGGGCATCTTTCATGGTCAGGATGTGGCAATCAAAGTTCTTAAAGCTGAGCACTTAACTGAAACAGTACAAAGAGAATTTGCTCAAGAAGTCTACATTTTGAG GAAAGTTCGGCACAAGAATGTTGTGCAGTTTATTGGTGCATGTACAAGACCTCCACTCTTGTGCATTGTAACTG AATATATGCATGGAGGAAGCATCTATGATCTCCTGCATAAACAGAATGGTGTCCTCAAGCTACCTGCCATactcaaagttgctgttgaTGTTGCAAGAGGAATGAGCTATTTGCACCAGAATAATGTAATCCACAGAGACCTTAAGGCAGCCAACCTTCTCTTGGATGAGAATGAA GTAGTTAAGATCGCTGATTTTGGTGTAGCTAGAGTGCAAGTTCAATCTGGTGTCATGACTGCTGAGACAGGAACATATCGCTGGATGGCTCCTGAG GTTATTGAacacaagccatataatcataaGGCTGACGTTTTCAGCTTTGGAATAGTTCTTTGGGAGCTGCTGACAACAAAG CTTCCTTATGAGCATATGACCCCATTACAAGCAGCAGTTGGTGTGGTCCAGAAG GGTCTAAGGCCTTCCATACCAAGGCAAACTCATCCCTTGGTAGTGGAATTACTTGAGAGATGCTGGCAGCAAGATCCATCCTCAAGGCCAGAGTTCTCCGAGATTGTTGAAATCTTACAAGACATGGCAAATAGG GTTGTTCAAGAAGAGCGGGCCCCCAAAAGGAAAAGCCTTGGAGAACCCTATCAGCTCATGGATGTATTGGGCTGA
- the LOC113711687 gene encoding serine/threonine-protein kinase STY46-like isoform X3, translating into MHGGELPSQLDMEDTESCSSRASESSPSPGRKRRLKVEVYHDVLQRLEESEVEEVSRPGFKDELWNHFTRLPLRYALDVNTERAQDVLVHKKLLHLAHDPNTRPAFEVRLVQVHPFSDGNADDSVHSSFTKSVQKYNHPCRLHPPPAFNLSSNSEFAQEANRAFIQHGDSSVSGHSHLYRPLHEVTISTNDKPKLLSRLTSLLSEVGLNIQEAHAFSTSDGYSLDVFVVDGWAYEGTDQLVKVLEKEIPKIEEYSGLNPEMLPSRVKLGHSKIALLPDEVNIPIDDSDVWEIDAKLLKFEHKIATGSNGDLYKGIFHGQDVAIKVLKAEHLTETVQREFAQEVYILRKVRHKNVVQFIGACTRPPLLCIVTEYMHGGSIYDLLHKQNGVLKLPAILKVAVDVARGMSYLHQNNVIHRDLKAANLLLDENEVVKIADFGVARVQVQSGVMTAETGTYRWMAPEVIEHKPYNHKADVFSFGIVLWELLTTKLPYEHMTPLQAAVGVVQK; encoded by the exons ATGCA CGGTGGTGAACTCCCATCCCAACTCGATATGGAAGATACGGAGAGTTGCAGCAGCAGAGCATCAGAATCTTCGCCGAGTCCCGGTCGGAAACGGCGTCTCAAGGTCGAGGTTTACCACGACGTTCTCCAAAGACTTGAGGAGTCCGAAGTCGAAGAAGTTAGCCGGCCTGGTTTTAAAGATGAGCTCTGGAATCACTTCACTAGGCTTCCTCTTCG TTATGCTTTGGATGTAAATACTGAAAGGGCACAAGATGTCCTTGTGCACAAGAAATTGCTTCATTTGGCACATGACCCTAACACCAGGCCAGCATTTGAAGTCCGCCTTGTGCAG GTTCATCCTTTCTCTGATGGAAATGCTGATGATTCAGTTCATTCAAGCTTCACAAAAAGTGTTCAGAAGTACAATCATCCTTGCAG ACTTCATCCTCCACCGGCTTTCAACTTGTCATCTAATTCTGAATTTGCACAAGAAGCAAACAGGGCTTTTATTCAACATGGAGATAGTTCTGTGAGTGGACATTCACACTTATATCG TCCTCTGCACGAAGTTACAATTTCTACAAATGACAAGCCAAAACTCCTCAGTCGC TTGACTTCCTTGCTTTCTGAGGTTGGGCTGAACATTCAAGAAGCTCATGCATTTTCGACATCAGATGGCTACTCCTTGGATGTCTTTGTTGTTGATGGTTGGGCCTATGAG GGAACAGACCAGCTCGTAAAAGTATTAGAGAAAGAAATTCCAAAGATCGAG GAATATTCTGGATTAAATCCAGAAATGTTGCCTTCTCGTGTAAAGTTGGGGCATAGTAAGATTGCACTTCTCCCAGATGAGGTCAACATACCAATTGATGATAGTGATGTCTGGGAAATCGATGCCAAGCTGCTGAAATTTGAGCATAAAATTGCCACAGGATCAAATGGTGATCT ATACAAGGGCATCTTTCATGGTCAGGATGTGGCAATCAAAGTTCTTAAAGCTGAGCACTTAACTGAAACAGTACAAAGAGAATTTGCTCAAGAAGTCTACATTTTGAG GAAAGTTCGGCACAAGAATGTTGTGCAGTTTATTGGTGCATGTACAAGACCTCCACTCTTGTGCATTGTAACTG AATATATGCATGGAGGAAGCATCTATGATCTCCTGCATAAACAGAATGGTGTCCTCAAGCTACCTGCCATactcaaagttgctgttgaTGTTGCAAGAGGAATGAGCTATTTGCACCAGAATAATGTAATCCACAGAGACCTTAAGGCAGCCAACCTTCTCTTGGATGAGAATGAA GTAGTTAAGATCGCTGATTTTGGTGTAGCTAGAGTGCAAGTTCAATCTGGTGTCATGACTGCTGAGACAGGAACATATCGCTGGATGGCTCCTGAG GTTATTGAacacaagccatataatcataaGGCTGACGTTTTCAGCTTTGGAATAGTTCTTTGGGAGCTGCTGACAACAAAG CTTCCTTATGAGCATATGACCCCATTACAAGCAGCAGTTGGTGTGGTCCAGAAG TGA
- the LOC113711687 gene encoding serine/threonine-protein kinase STY46-like isoform X2, giving the protein MEDTESCSSRASESSPSPGRKRRLKVEVYHDVLQRLEESEVEEVSRPGFKDELWNHFTRLPLRYALDVNTERAQDVLVHKKLLHLAHDPNTRPAFEVRLVQVHPFSDGNADDSVHSSFTKSVQKYNHPCRLHPPPAFNLSSNSEFAQEANRAFIQHGDSSVSGHSHLYRPLHEVTISTNDKPKLLSRLTSLLSEVGLNIQEAHAFSTSDGYSLDVFVVDGWAYEGTDQLVKVLEKEIPKIEEYSGLNPEMLPSRVKLGHSKIALLPDEVNIPIDDSDVWEIDAKLLKFEHKIATGSNGDLYKGIFHGQDVAIKVLKAEHLTETVQREFAQEVYILRKVRHKNVVQFIGACTRPPLLCIVTEYMHGGSIYDLLHKQNGVLKLPAILKVAVDVARGMSYLHQNNVIHRDLKAANLLLDENEVVKIADFGVARVQVQSGVMTAETGTYRWMAPEVIEHKPYNHKADVFSFGIVLWELLTTKLPYEHMTPLQAAVGVVQKGLRPSIPRQTHPLVVELLERCWQQDPSSRPEFSEIVEILQDMANRVVQEERAPKRKSLGEPYQLMDVLG; this is encoded by the exons ATGGAAGATACGGAGAGTTGCAGCAGCAGAGCATCAGAATCTTCGCCGAGTCCCGGTCGGAAACGGCGTCTCAAGGTCGAGGTTTACCACGACGTTCTCCAAAGACTTGAGGAGTCCGAAGTCGAAGAAGTTAGCCGGCCTGGTTTTAAAGATGAGCTCTGGAATCACTTCACTAGGCTTCCTCTTCG TTATGCTTTGGATGTAAATACTGAAAGGGCACAAGATGTCCTTGTGCACAAGAAATTGCTTCATTTGGCACATGACCCTAACACCAGGCCAGCATTTGAAGTCCGCCTTGTGCAG GTTCATCCTTTCTCTGATGGAAATGCTGATGATTCAGTTCATTCAAGCTTCACAAAAAGTGTTCAGAAGTACAATCATCCTTGCAG ACTTCATCCTCCACCGGCTTTCAACTTGTCATCTAATTCTGAATTTGCACAAGAAGCAAACAGGGCTTTTATTCAACATGGAGATAGTTCTGTGAGTGGACATTCACACTTATATCG TCCTCTGCACGAAGTTACAATTTCTACAAATGACAAGCCAAAACTCCTCAGTCGC TTGACTTCCTTGCTTTCTGAGGTTGGGCTGAACATTCAAGAAGCTCATGCATTTTCGACATCAGATGGCTACTCCTTGGATGTCTTTGTTGTTGATGGTTGGGCCTATGAG GGAACAGACCAGCTCGTAAAAGTATTAGAGAAAGAAATTCCAAAGATCGAG GAATATTCTGGATTAAATCCAGAAATGTTGCCTTCTCGTGTAAAGTTGGGGCATAGTAAGATTGCACTTCTCCCAGATGAGGTCAACATACCAATTGATGATAGTGATGTCTGGGAAATCGATGCCAAGCTGCTGAAATTTGAGCATAAAATTGCCACAGGATCAAATGGTGATCT ATACAAGGGCATCTTTCATGGTCAGGATGTGGCAATCAAAGTTCTTAAAGCTGAGCACTTAACTGAAACAGTACAAAGAGAATTTGCTCAAGAAGTCTACATTTTGAG GAAAGTTCGGCACAAGAATGTTGTGCAGTTTATTGGTGCATGTACAAGACCTCCACTCTTGTGCATTGTAACTG AATATATGCATGGAGGAAGCATCTATGATCTCCTGCATAAACAGAATGGTGTCCTCAAGCTACCTGCCATactcaaagttgctgttgaTGTTGCAAGAGGAATGAGCTATTTGCACCAGAATAATGTAATCCACAGAGACCTTAAGGCAGCCAACCTTCTCTTGGATGAGAATGAA GTAGTTAAGATCGCTGATTTTGGTGTAGCTAGAGTGCAAGTTCAATCTGGTGTCATGACTGCTGAGACAGGAACATATCGCTGGATGGCTCCTGAG GTTATTGAacacaagccatataatcataaGGCTGACGTTTTCAGCTTTGGAATAGTTCTTTGGGAGCTGCTGACAACAAAG CTTCCTTATGAGCATATGACCCCATTACAAGCAGCAGTTGGTGTGGTCCAGAAG GGTCTAAGGCCTTCCATACCAAGGCAAACTCATCCCTTGGTAGTGGAATTACTTGAGAGATGCTGGCAGCAAGATCCATCCTCAAGGCCAGAGTTCTCCGAGATTGTTGAAATCTTACAAGACATGGCAAATAGG GTTGTTCAAGAAGAGCGGGCCCCCAAAAGGAAAAGCCTTGGAGAACCCTATCAGCTCATGGATGTATTGGGCTGA